A window from Drosophila yakuba strain Tai18E2 chromosome 3L, Prin_Dyak_Tai18E2_2.1, whole genome shotgun sequence encodes these proteins:
- the LOC6532191 gene encoding PHD finger protein rhinoceros isoform X1: protein MSQRGKRGNQHHHQSHHPPPQQHQRKDVEPQPPPTKRRKGRPPNGATTAAVAEVSGTGPAAGSERVPVLPLCKSKHGEPETEAGGGGQGRAAAGATSTSKSKSTKLAKSASKCKSQGASSSSSWQARSVADIKMSSIYNRSSTEAPAELYRKDLISAMKLPDSEPLANYEYLIVTDPWKQEWEKGVQVPVNPDSLPEPCVYVLPEPVVSPAHDFKLPKNRYLRITKDEHYSPDLHYLTNVVALAENTCAYDIDPIDEAWLRLYNSDRAQCGAFPINATQFERVIEELEVRCWEQIQVILKQEEGLGIEFDENVICDVCRSPDSEEANEMVFCDNCNICVHQACYGITAIPSGQWLCRTCSMGIKPDCVLCPNKGGAMKSNKSGKHWAHVSCALWIPEVSIGCVDRMEPITKISSIPQSRWSLICVLCRKRVGSCIQCSVKPCKTAYHVTCAFQHGLEMRAIIEEGNAEDGVKLRSYCQKHSMSKGKKENAGSHGGGSASVASAMQKANRYGSGAGGGADDGNNACGTTGEDPRRRKNHRKTELTSEERNQARAQRLQEVEAEFDKHVNFNDISCHLFDVDDDAIVAIYNYWKLKRKSRHNRELIPPKSEDVEMIARKQEQQDMENHKLVVHLRQDLERVRNLCYMVSRREKLSRSLFKLREQVFYKQLGVLDEMRLEKQQTKPEQQQPVMDLNAVIYANDGPTLYDRFYSSVGGQTVPAQYQDLKYILEQLMGKLQSGKQGRGRASQSPNKRKQPAKASPIKKLNNGTLSSRTSSPEKTAAGSKVGTTPAKVRSPPGKHPTGRRASKSGAAAATSTHNKNQFHSNIRSSTTSHSSSGSLSSGNSSSANGSSSSDSSSGSDSGSESGSSSAGSGVSKRKSSSGSPLKKQSYARSVEQRQKQRLRRQSEAVAGASAAYPDSRSASSSSDDEDERCKNRQEPERGARRGSIQSKSVPNRSQANRSKPTTDAGVGEGAGASARRKLSTTTRGLAQMDKDAEESVSSDESEELLPLRGERQRESTTTSGLAATGSSISRNLGQHIYSDSESSSSAQEKDQEEQATVESNVSDSQNQQTIRTKAAMKEFVPGTASTTPSTSQAASSASKAKNTREGKEGATSIGNSTKTKPNSNAKMYPADLLVVPQRQAAKKASENMRSTNLATTLQPDVSDRVKDSEINSISVTAKSKLKDPSSRVSNETDKSILEKVRPKENLQKTVGKTSESAPAERGKRGRPPKVPKDVRPASITENDKPALPTLTQTKPPPVVATPASAKSNFAVSLVPQRQAAKKAAEQLKSSKPVQESFSTGNDISDKEPVTSATGSGSSAPVSTTPIKPTRRTSIKETPTTPKEPLSSRRKSKEDMGVTPIKTTPTVKRRVVVPNLSSSSSGDSESSSSSSSSGSSSSSGGSDSDSESQASNSEKPSNREPAEAPAKVPSDSSLVPKRSPRKSMDKPSALTVAPVPVSTVPIPSTRSRQNSTTKSPKAALQKTVVSVEDDVKSTPKSHRTQGSSDECVKQVQLEQATKRATRGSKSRPPSPTAKSSPEKTVSKCKSRAEESPKKVANLEQEISQRKVASGKATSSLDKLLNKKQQQLNHAAQATPPPMSPTPPAPTTPIVKDQSDHKPEEVSIQQTNLGTDAQPEPDLEPESAAEAGELPMDIDEELTTAPTRTQLSASASKLADIIDDERPPAAPLPASPTPTPTSNDELSDAGSDLSERRRIRWRSRRRRRRRSHEPDEEHTHHTQHLLNEMEMARELEEERKNELLANASKYSASTSSPAVTVIPPDPPEIIELDSNSAEQQQQQLHDQSLPPPLVVQSPAPEVVPSVMQLPSQRPLIEQLPVEHLPIVETILEMEDSKFANNFASNLASVLNPPNQMSLIGSSIDSGKQISEEDSIQATRNLLEKLRKTKRKAQDDCSSKEAVDLLPPTPAIPSVFPFHNAADPEDIIHAQKEQQQQHQQQQQLQSSQACIYGNSSGPNSVASLTIKDSPMTANSGSYANSLTSTPNATPTNATMNNLGYQVNFPNSQQPPTLGLFLDKSPHQKGACPLSSNGGANVGQPGPTPDFVDLAAAAVKNTLGSFRGAATVPTQSGTGANTKITDYDESTRMQSPFGRMPWNESDLIAERRSSSPSSVSESNDPPPPPTVVAATATTARTLAQLESCKNFFNSYPSGNAGPGTAANATAPFNHPPIVNGIDSIPMFNNTNTMQHQPTTPTHQQQQQRTPNSQYNGTIYPQLAGIMHPQSTPTEPPASLYGNGGVGVVGAVQSTTLPPPPQANQYSGTPYSAASLGMLSVQQPALSTVPVQTTTTPNHPFSLTSPIDGKMSTYPAQLLSSCAEAAVASMMPPTPPVPVTAKDSPSKRTTVSGSNLSKKQTHKSPQLPQGKSPGKSPRQPLQPPTPPAPVPVVALPPTKYDPQTHTLQGKPRQRAPRGSGGSGASGRGRGRGRGRGRGGGSTGGMAMVLPPPMSDYGSNTHIVNNLVGTPFEFNNEFDDMAGPGVENLQSLRDRRRSFELRTPRGQNKPSTTPTTATTTNPLLHPVLPGPVDMRTYNLGFEAPHSTASQEAYQNNLLGAFDSGTADQTLSEFNEEDERQFQSALRATGTGTSPSKQHSTSTTLVAHPAAPNPPPAANLLLHCTEANQMAPNVAATGAATHLVEGSLVEASLEATSEEVSIDSDSTIPHSKTSISDARTQIKLKIKSPLAYPEHYNAMTNSSSLTLTSTLVQSSNVVQTTVSTSTVVSASSAVSGNSRRMRKKELLSLYVVQKDNHNDDSSCGLPAASDSLPLENLRKSEEEDELSGGNGTKRFKKNSSSRELRALDANLALVEEQLLSSGAGACAGASSGDGRRRSACSSGSNNDNNGKTGAASSAGKRRGRSKTLESSEDDHQAPKLKIKIRGLAANETPSGVSSVDEGQNYSYEMTRRACPPKKRLTSNYSTLTLEEIKRDSMNYRKKVMQDFVKGEDSNKRGVVVQDGESLIMPQPPTKRPKSSKPKKEKKEKKRQKQQQLILSSSTTTMTTTLIENTASASPGDKPKLILRFGKRKAETTTKTVSLEQPPALEAPAPLRFKIARNSSGGGYIIGTKADKKDEPTTDNTSPITELPLISPLREASPQGRLLNSFTPHSQNANTSPALLGKDTGTPSPPCLVIDSSKSADVHDSTSLPESGVAAMGVQSSLVGATTPLCVNVGNYENSNNSLPSASGTGSASSNSCNSNSNNNNGSGGGRASGEGGLLPLKKDCEVR from the exons ATGTCACAAAGAGGTAAGCGCGGTAATCAGCATCATCACCAGTCGCACCATCCGCCGCCGCAACAGCATCAGCGCAAGGATGTTGAGCCGCAGCCGCCGCCCACCAAGCGGCGCAAAGGTAGGCCACCTAACGGAGCCACTACGGCAGCAGTAGCTGAAGTGTCTGGAACGGGTCCAGCCGCAGGATCAGAGCGTGTGCCAGTTCTGCCTCTGTGCAAAAGCAAACATGGAGAGCCAGAGACGGAAGCGGGGGGAGGAGGACAAGGAAGAGCTGCGGCAGGAGCTACCAGCACCAGCAAATCCAAGTCAACGAAACTGGCCAAGTCGGCGAGCAAGTGCAAGTCGCAGGGGGCGAGTTCTAGTAGCTCCTGGCAGGCGCGGTCTGTGGCGGACATCAAGATGTCGAGCATCTACAATCGAAGCTCAACGGAAGCCCCAGCTGAACTTTACCG caaGGATCTCATTAGCGCAATGAAATTGCCAGACTCTGAGCCGTTGGCCAACTACGAGTATTTAATAGTAACGGACCCATGGAAGCAGGAATGGGAAAAGGGTGTGCAAGTGCCCGTTAACCCAGACTCCCTTCCTGAGCCATGCGTCTATGTTCTGCCCGAGCCAGTTGTGTCTCCAGCGCACGACTTTAAGCT CCCGAAAAATCGCTATCTGCGCATTACCAAAGACGAGCACTACTCGCCGGATCTGCATTACCTGACGAATGTTGTTGCCTTGGCGGAGAACACATGTGCCTATGACATAGATCCTATTGATGAGGCCTGGCTGCGCCTCTACAACAGCGATCGTGCCCAATGCGGTGCTTTTCCCATAAACGCGACGCAGTTCGAGCGCGTCATTGAGGAGCTAGAG GTTCGTTGCTGGGAACAGATTCAGGTCATACTTAAACAGGAAGAAGGCTTGGGTATCGAATTCGATGAGAATGTCATCTGCGATGTTTGCCGATCGCCCGACTCCGAGGAGGCGAACGAAATGGTATTCTGTGATAATTGCAATATCTGCGTGCACCAGGCTTGTTATGGCATTACGGCAATTCCGTCAG GACAATGGCTATGCCGCACTTGTTCGATGGGAATCAAGCCGGACTGTGTCCTCTGTCCAAACAAGGGCGGCGCCATGAAATCCAACAAATCGGGTAAGCACTGGGCACACGTCTCTTGCGCTCTGTGGATACCCGAGGTCAGCATTGGGTGTGTGGATCGCATGGAACCCATCACGAAAATCTCAAGCATTCCTCAGTCGCGCTGGTCCCTGATCTGTGTACTCTGCCGAAAGCGCGTTGGCAGCTGCATCCAGTGCTCAGTAAAGCCCTGTAAGACAGCCTACCATGTGACTTGCGCGTTTCAGCATGGCTTGGAAATGCGCGCAATCATAGAGGAAGGCAATGCTGAGGACGGCGTGAAGTTGCGCTCCTATTGCCAGAAACACAGTATGAGCAAGGGTAAGAAGGAAAATGCTGGAAGTCATGGGGGAGGCAGTGCCTCAGTCGCAAGCGCAATGCAAAAAGCGAACAGATACGGCAGTGGGGCTGGCGGAGGAGCCGACGATGGCAACAACGCGTGTGGGACAACTGGAGAGGATCCACGCAGGCGGAAAAATCACCGTAAAACCGAACTGACCTCCGAGGAACGTAACCAAGCCAGAGCTCAGCGTCTTCAG GAGGTGGAAGCTGAGTTCGATAAGCATGTTAACTTTAATGACATCAGTTGCCATCTATTTGATGTCGACGACGATGCTATTGTTGCCATTTACAATTATTGGAAGCTCAAGCGAAAGTCTCGACACAATCGCGAGCTTATCCCGCCCAAGTCCGAAGATGTGGAGATGATAGCCCgcaagcaggagcagcaggacaTGGAAAATCATAAGTTGGTGGTGCATTTGCGACAGGATTTGGAGCGAGTTCGTAATCTCTGCTATATGGTTAGTCGAAGAGAAAAGCTCTCGCGCTCTCTCTTTAAGCTACGTGAGCAGGTCTTCTACAAGCAGCTTGGAGTTCTGGATGAGATGCGCTTGGAGAAGCAGCAGACCAAAccagagcagcaacaacctgTAATGGATCTAAACGCTGTAATCTACGCCAACGACGGACCTACTTTGTACGACCGTTTCTACAGCTCTGTGGGTGGACAAACTGTGCCGGCGCAGTACCAGGATTTGAAGTACATCCTTGAACAGCTTATGGGTAAGCTGCAGAGTGGTAAACAGGGCCGTGGCCGTGCCTCTCAGTCTCCCAACAAACGCAAGCAGCCTGCAAAAGCTTCACCAATCAAGAAGCTCAATAATGGGACTCTTAGTTCGCGCACATCCTCGCCTGAGAAGACTGCGGCAGGGAGTAAGGTGGGAACGACTCCAGCCAAGGTACGGTCGCCGCCAGGGAAGCATCCTACAGGGAGGCGTGCCTCAAAGAGCGGCGCGGCGGCGGCGACGTCGACCCacaacaaaaatcaattccACTCAAATATCCGCAGTAGCACGACCTCCCATTCGTCAAGCGGCTCTTTATCATCAGGTAATTCCAGCTCGGCGAATGGTTCCAGTAGCTCCGATAGTTCCTCAGGAAGTGATTCCGGCAGTGAAAGTGGTAGCTCTAGCGCGGGTAGCGGAGTCTCCAAGCGAAAGTCTTCCTCAGGAAGTCCacttaaaaaacaaagttaCGCTCGCTCCGTTGAGCAGCGGCAAAAACAGCGACTGCGACGTCAAAGTGAAGCAGTTGCGGGTGCGTCTGCAGCGTATCCGGATTCCAGGTCTGCAAGCAGCTCCAGCGACGATGAAGACGAGCGATGTAAAAACCGTCAGGAACCAGAACGCGGTGCGAGACGTGGGTCAATCCAAAGCAAATCAGTACCTAACAGGAGTCAGGCAAATAGGTCGAAACCAACCACGGATGCAGGCGTTGGAGAAGGAGCTGGTGCCTCAGCAAGAAGAAAATTGTCTACGACAACACGAGGACTTGCCCAAATGGACAAAGATGCCGAGGAGAGCGTATCGAGCGACGAAAGTGAAGAGTTGTTGCCTCTAAGAGGCGAACGACAGCGCGAGAGCACAACGACTTCCGGACTGGCCGCGACTGGTTCGAGCATTAGTAGAAATTTGGGACAGCATATCTACTCCGATTCCGAGAGCAGTTCATCTGCCCAAGAAAAAGACCAGGAAGAGCAGGCAACCGTGGAAAGCAATGTAAGCGACTCACAAAACCAACAGACTATTAGAACAAAGGCAGCTATGAAAGAGTTTGTGCCAGGGACAGCATCCACAACACCCTCTACATCCCAAGCAGCGTCCTCAGCTAGTAAAGCGAAGAATACGCGGGAAGGAAAGGAAGGAGCTACGAGTATCGGCAACagcacaaaaaccaaaccgaactcGAATGCCAAGATGTATCCGGCAGATCTCTTGGTGGTGCCTCAGCGCCAGGCAGCCAAGAAGGCTTCTGAAAACATGCGATCCACAAATCTCGCTACGACGCTACAGCCAGATGTGTCCGACAGAGTCAAAGATTCGGAAATAAATTCGATTTCAGTCACTGCAAAGAGTAAGCTCAAGGACCCAAGCTCTCGTGTTTCAAATGAAACGGATAAATCAATCCTTGAAAAAGTACGACCGAAAGAAAACTTACAGAAGACTGTTGGAAAAACTTCTGAAAGCGCACCTGCTGAACGTGGAAAGCGCGGAAGGCCACCAAAGGTACCAAAGGATGTACGTCCGGCATCTATTACGGAAAACGACAAGCCTGCTCTCCCAACTCTTACGCAAACCAAGCCCCCACCTGTCGTCGCAACCCCAGCCTCAGCCAAATCGAACTTTGCAGTCTCGTTGGTTCCCCAACGACAAGCGGCTAAGAAGGCAGCGGAACAATTGAAGAGTAGCAAACCTGTTCAAGAATCTTTCTCAACGGGGAACGACATCTCGGACAAAGAACCAGTGACGTCAGCAACGGGATCCGGATCATCTGCGCCAGTTTCCACCACGCCAATTAAGCCGACCAGACGGACCTCAATTAAAGAAACCCCAACTACTCCAAAGGAACCCTTAAGTAGCAGAAGGAAATCAAAAGAAGATATGGGGGTGACACCTATAAAAACTACTCCTACGGTCAAACGCCGCGTAGTTGTCCCCAATCTTTCAAGTTCTAGTTCTGGCGACAGTGAAAGTTCCAGCTCCTCTAGCAGCTCGGGGAGTAGTTCCAGCAGTGGCGGCAGTGACTCGGACAGCGAGTCTCAGGCCAGCAATTCGGAAAAACCATCTAATCGAGAGCCTGCAGAAGCTCCTGCGAAAGTGCCATCTGATTCCTCTCTTGTGCCAAAACGTTCACCTCGCAAGTCCATGGATAAGCCTTCAGCATTGACTGTTGCGCCAGTACCGGTCAGCACAGTACCTATACCATCTACTCGGTCTCGTCAGAACTCTACAACAAAATCGCCAAAGGCAGCACTGCAGAAGACAGTGGTGTCCGTTGAGGATGACGTCAAGAGTACGCCGAAATCACATCGTACTCAAGGCTCATCGGACGAATGTGTAAAGCAGGTCCAGTTGGAACAGGCCACCAAAAGAGCGACTCGTGGCTCCAAGTCGCGACCGCCCTCGCCCACGGCTAAATCGTCTCCAGAAAAGACAGTATCCAAATGTAAATCTCGAGCTGAAGAATCTCCTAAGAAGGTGGCAAATTTAGAACAAGAAATAAGCCAGAGGAAGGTAGCCAGCGGAAAAGCGACTAGTTCGTTGGACAAGCTGTTGAATAAGAAACAGCAGCAATTGAACCATGCTGCACAAGCTACACCACCACCAATGTCACCAACTCCACCTGCTCCTACGACACCTATCGTGAAAGATCAAAGCGATCATAAACCCGAAGAGGTGTCCATCCAACAGACAAACCTGGGAACAGATGCACAACCCGAACCCGATCTGGAACCAGAGTCTGCTGCAGAAGCTGGCGAACTACCCATGGATATTGATGAGGAGCTTACCACTGCTCCAACGCGAACCCAACTATCTGCGAGCGCGAGTAAACTGGCAGACATTATCGATGATGAACGTCCACCGGCCGCTCCGCTTCCCGCCTCGCCCACTCCTACACCTACCTCCAATGACGAGTTGTCTGACGCTGGAAGTGATCTCAGCGAACGACGGCGGATACGCTGGCGTTCCAGACGAAGGCGAAGGAGACGCAGTCACGAGCCAGACGAGGAACACACGCATCACACCCAACATCTCCTCAACGAGATGGAAATGGCAAGAGAGCTGGAAGAGGAGCGTAAAAACGAGCTGCTTGCAAATGCGAGTAAGTACTCGGCGTCTACATCCTCTCCAGCAGTCACTGTTATTCCGCCCGATCCGCCGGAAATTATCGAACTGGACTCGAACTCTGcagagcagcaacagcagcagcttcatGACCAATCCCTGCCCCCTCCGCTTGTTGTGCAATCCCCTGCGCCCGAGGTTGTACCTTCAGTTATGCAGCTGCCTTCGCAACGGCCCCTAATCGAGCAACTGCCTGTCGAGCACTTACCCATTGTTGAGACAATACTTGAGATGGAGGACAGTAAATTCGCTAACAACTTCGCGTCGAACCTAGCCAGTGTGTTAAATCCTCCCAATCAGATGAGTCTAATCGGGTCTAGTATAGACAGCGGTAAGCAAATAAGTGAGGAGGATAGCATCCAAGCAACCCGAAATCTCTTGGAAAAACTGCGCAAGACGAAGCGCAAGGCACAGGATGACTGCAGTAGCAAGGAGGCAGTCGATCTATTACCTCCAACTCCAGCCATCCCATCGGTTTTTCCTTTTCACAATGCTGCGGATCCAGAGGATATCATTCATGCCCAAAAagaacagcagcaacaacatcaacagcaacaacagctgcaaTCATCACAAGCGTGTATTTATGGAAACTCATCTGGACCTAACTCTGTTGCATCATTGACTATCAAGGATTCACCTATGACAGCCAACAGTGGAAGCTATGCAAACAGTCTCACCAGCACTCCAAATGCTACACCCACCAACGCAACAATGAACAATCTTGGATATCAAGTGAACTTTCCGAACTCTCAGCAACCCCCAACGTTAGGTCTCTTCCTTGATAAATCACCACACCAAAAAGGGGCTTGTCCCCTATCCAGCAATGGTGGAGCTAATGTAGGGCAACCTGGACCCACTCCTGACTTTGTAGActtggcagcggcagcggtgAAGAACACTCTTGGAAGCTTTCGTGGAGCGGCAACCGTGCCCACACAGTCCGGAACGGGAGCCAATACGAAGATCACCGACTACGATGAGAGCACACGAATGCAGTCGCCGTTCGGAAGAATGCCTTGGAATGAAAGCGATCTCATCGCTGAGAGAAGAAGTAGCTCGCCTAGTTCAGTGTCCGAATCAAATGATCCTCCTCCGCCACCTACAGTCGTTgcagcgacagcaacaacggcTCGAACTCTCGCTCAGCTTGAGAGCtgtaaaaactttttcaacAGCTATCCAAGCGGTAATGCCGGGCCTGGCACTGCAGCAAACGCTACAGCGCCCTTTAACCATCCTCCAATTGTGAACGGTATTGATTCCATACCAATGTTCAACAATACCAATACGATGCAGCATCAACCGACAACGCCAACtcatcaacagcaacagcagagaACTCCAAACAGTCAGTACAACGGAACTATCTACCCCCAACTAGCGGGTATTATGCATCCACAGTCAACGCCTACAGAACCGCCTGCGAGCTTATATGGCAATGGCGGAGTCGGAGTTGTTGGCGCTGTGCAGTCCACTACACTACCTCCACCGCCTCAGGCCAACCAGTACTCCGGAACACCATATTCCGCGGCTAGTTTGGGTATGCTTTCTGTACAACAACCTGCGCTTTCAACAGTTCCCGTTCAGACGACAACAACGCCTAATCATCCGTTTTCTTTGACTTCGCCGATAGATGGAAAAATGTCGACATATCCGGCTCAGCTTCTAAGCAGCTGCGCAGAAGCAGCCGTTGCGTCGATGATGCCACCAACCCCACCGGTTCCAGTTACAGCCAAAGACTCGCCAAGCAAGAGAACGACCGTCAGCGGTAGTAACTTATCTAAAAAACAGACGCACAAATCGCCACAGCTTCCGCAAGGAAAATCGCCAGGAAAGTCGCCCAGACAGCCTCTGCAGCCACCAACGCCTCCTGCACCAGTTCCCGTGGTGGCATTGCCGCCGACAAAATACGACCCCCAGACGCACACATTACAGGGCAAGCCGCGCCAACGTGCTCCGCGCGGAAGCGGCGGCTCTGGAGCATCAGGCAGAGGCAGGGGACGTGGAAGGGGTAGAGGACGTGGAGGAGGATCTACTGGTGGTATGGCTATGGTACTGCCACCGCCGATGTCAGATTACGGGAGCAATACTCATATAGTCAACAACTTGGTCGGTACTCCCTTTGAGTTCAACAATGAGTTTGATGACATGGCAGGACCAGGTGTGGAGAATCTGCAATCGCTAAGGGATCGGCGAAGAAGTTTTGAGCTTCGAACCCCACGAGGTCAAAACAAGCCATCCACTACgccaacaactgcaacaaccACAAATCCTCTTCTCCATCCAGTACTGCCAGGACCTGTGGACATGAGAACGTACAATCTTGGATTCGAGGCACCCCACAGTACAGCCTCTCAAGAGGCCTACCAGAATAATCTTCTGGGTGCGTTTGACTCGGGGACCGCTGATCAGACGCTCAGCGAGTTCAACGAGGAGGACGAACGTCAGTTCCAGTCGGCACTGCGAGCTACTGGCACTGGGACCTCGCCCAGCAAGCAGCATTCAACATCCACGACACTTGTTGCACATCCAGCTGCTCCCAACCCGCCACCTGCAGCAAATCTTCTTTTGCATTGTACAGAAGCGAATCAAATGGCACCCAATGTGGCTGCCACAGGTGCTGCAACGCATTTGGTCGAGGGCTCACTGGTTGAAGCTTCTCTAGAGGCCACTTCAGAGGAGGTATCCATTGACTCAGACAGCACGATACCACACTCCAAGACCTCGATTTCAGATGCGCGAACTCAGATTAAACTTAAGATCAAGAGTCCGCTGGCCTATCCGGAACACTATAATGCCATGACAAACAGCAGCAGTCTGACTCTCACCAGCACTCTGGTGCAGTCGTCTAATGTAGTGCAAACCACCGTGTCCACATCAACGGTAGTTAGTGCGTCATCAGCCGTTAGCGGCAACTCGCGCCGCATGCGAAAGAAGGAACTTCTTAGTCTTTATGTGGTACAGAAAGATAACCACAACGACGATAGCTCATGCGGACTGCCCGCCGCATCCGACAGCTTGCCCCTCGAAAATCTGCGGAAGTCAGAGGAAGAAGACGAACTTTCAGGCGGTAACGGTACGAAAAGATTCAAGAAGAACTCTAGCAGCAGGGAATTGCGTGCGCTTGATGCGAACTTAGCGCTTGTGGAGGAACAGTTGCTTTCGAGCGGTGCGGGAGCGTGTGCAGGAGCATCCTCGGGTGACGGCAGACGGCGTAGCGCTTGCAGCTCAGGTAGCAATAACGACAACAACGGGAAGACAGGAGCAGCTAGTAGTGCAGGTAAGCGGCGAGGACGCAGTAAGACTCTCGAAAGCAGTGAGGATGACCACCAGGCCCCCAAGCTGAAGATCAAAATAAGGGGTTTGGCGGCCAACGAGACACCTTCAGGGGTTTCAAGCGTCGACGAGGGCCAAAACTACAGTTATGAGATGACCCGAAGGGCTTGTCCACCAAAGAAGCGTTTGACAAGCAATTATAGCACTCTTACACTAGAGGAGATCAAGAGGGACTCGATGAACTACCGCAAAAAGGTCATGCAGGACTTTGTCAAGGGCGAGGACAGCAACAAGAGAGGAGTAGTTGTCCAAGATGGCGAGTCGCTCATAATGCCCCAGCCTCCCACAAAACGACCTAAGTCTTCCAAACCCaaaaaggagaagaaggagaagaaacgccaaaaacagcaacagcttaTCTTAagcagcagcacaacaacGATGACCACTACGTTAATTGAGAACACGGCCAGTGCGTCGCCAGGAGATAAGCCTAAGCTGATCCTCCGTTTTGGCAAACGAAAGGCGGAGACCACGACAAAGACTGTTAGTCTGGAGCAGCCGCCTGCCTTGGAGGCTCCAGCACCCCTGCGCTTTAAAATAGCCAGGAACTCATCTGGCGGTGGCTACATAATTGGCACGAAGGCGGACAAAAAGGATGAGCCTACGACCGACAACACGTCTCCGATAACGGAGCTCCCACTTATATCACCCCTCAGAGAGGCGTCACCACAAGGCAGGCTGCTAAACAGCTTTACACCTCACTCCCAGAATGCTAATACGTCGCCAGCCCTGCTTGGCAAGGACACGGGCACACCATCCCCGCCCTGCTTGGTGATAGACTCCAGCAAAAGTGCAGACGTGCACGACTCCACATCCCTGCCCGAGAGCGGTGTGGCTGCGATGGGCGTGCAGTCGTCCCTTGTGGGTGCCACCACCCCTTTGTGCGTGAACGTGGGAAACTACGAGAATAGCAACAACTCATTGCCCTCAGCCAGTGGCACCGGATCGGCTTCCAGTAACTCCTGCAATAGCAActcgaacaacaacaacggcagtGGAGGAGGACGCGCCAGCGGGGAAGGCGGTTTACTTCCATTGAAAAAAGACTGTGAAGTTAGATGA